The following is a genomic window from Candidatus Stygibacter australis.
CCCTATTTTCGGAGACTAAATAAGTATTGTAATATAAAGGGGATTAGGCTGATAACTGTAAATACGCCTAAATTGCCAGCATATGAGGCGATGGTGCCGGAGTGTTATAAATTTGCACTAATGGAGATTGTGGAAGAGATGGAAACCCGGGATGATAAATTTTATTATTTAGATTATACAGGTATGGGTCTTAGCAGTGAATATCTGCGAGATGCTGATCATCTTAATTATGAAGGAGCTAAATTATTCAGTGAAATATTTTATAAAAAAATGCAAACAATAATTCAAGGAGAACATTATGACAATTGAATTTCAGAAGGATGGGAGAATAGGCATTATCAAGATCATAGGAAGATTGGATGCCTCAAATGCACGAGAATTGAAAGATAACTTTGTGAAATATCTCGAGGAGACGATTTATTTCATTATGGATTTTTCTGAATTGGAATTTATCGACAGTACAGGACTGGGGGCAGTAATCAGCGCGTTCAAGCATGCATCAGAGGTCGATGGTGACGTGTATATAGCTAATCTTCAGCCCAAACCCCGAATGGTATTTGATATAACCCGGGCATATCGGATATTTGATGTTTACGAAGATGTGGATACTGCTCTGGAGGCAATGCAGGAAAAAAAGAAGTAATTTTCACTTAAACCTGAATGAAATGCCTAATATATTCGCCTCCCAGCCATTCAAAGTGGGTGCAGGATTTTTTTCCAGGGATCAATCCCTACTTCTTGAAATATCTCAATAAACCCCTACTGGAATTTTATATCGATTTTTGTGTAATGCTGGGTGTAAATGAGGTACGCGTAATCAATCATGAAACAGCATCGGAGCTGGAAGAATATTTTGGAGATGGTACTC
Proteins encoded in this region:
- a CDS encoding STAS domain-containing protein encodes the protein MTIEFQKDGRIGIIKIIGRLDASNARELKDNFVKYLEETIYFIMDFSELEFIDSTGLGAVISAFKHASEVDGDVYIANLQPKPRMVFDITRAYRIFDVYEDVDTALEAMQEKKK